One region of Candidatus Polarisedimenticolaceae bacterium genomic DNA includes:
- a CDS encoding lysophospholipid acyltransferase family protein, translating to MNPAASWLLLRVAPTIAYAYIRLLHATMKIEVRGAEALAAARRDPGKYILCFWHSRFLLMPYSYPGPRIVVLSSLHRDAEALVRILRKFGIEQARGSSTRGGMSGMRQILRKVEDGCDVGMTPDGPKGPRRRVQPGVVAVARFTGLPIIPVTFSATPVRRLRSWDRTMMPKLFSRGLFIYGTPIVVPRDADEAEQERKRLALEAELDRITDAADDAIGEPREEPRPEVVPA from the coding sequence ATGAATCCGGCCGCCAGCTGGCTCCTCCTCCGCGTGGCTCCGACGATCGCGTACGCCTACATCCGCCTCCTCCACGCCACGATGAAGATCGAGGTCCGCGGGGCGGAGGCGCTCGCCGCGGCGAGGCGCGACCCGGGGAAGTACATCCTCTGCTTCTGGCACTCGCGCTTCCTGCTCATGCCGTACAGCTATCCGGGCCCGCGCATCGTCGTGCTCTCCAGCCTCCACCGCGACGCCGAGGCGCTCGTCCGGATCCTGCGGAAGTTCGGCATCGAGCAGGCGCGCGGATCGTCGACGCGGGGAGGCATGAGCGGCATGCGCCAGATCCTCCGCAAGGTCGAGGACGGCTGCGACGTGGGCATGACCCCCGACGGCCCGAAGGGCCCGCGCCGCCGCGTGCAGCCGGGGGTCGTCGCGGTCGCGCGCTTCACCGGCCTTCCGATCATCCCCGTGACGTTCTCGGCGACCCCCGTCCGCCGCTTGCGCTCGTGGGACCGCACGATGATGCCGAAGCTCTTCTCGCGCGGGCTCTTCATTTACGGGACGCCGATCGTCGTCCCTCGCGACGCGGACGAGGCCGAGCAGGAGCGGAAGCGCCTGGCGCTCGAGGCCGAGCTCGACCGAATCACCGACGCCGCCGACGACGCGATCGGCGAGCCGCGCGAGGAGCCCCGCCCCGAGGTGGTCCCCGCGTGA
- a CDS encoding YicC/YloC family endoribonuclease, whose amino-acid sequence MIRSMTGYGLGTAEMGGLKVTIELRTVNNRFADLKLRLPDELLPFEPELRRRVLATVKRGRLELDLRFDRAGAVGAPVVLDKAVVEAALAAAAELRDGYGVRGEWDLATLLRVPGILVPAGRPREIDDASRAAIERALDGALAALDRERVREGESLAADLRARVDRMEAHVGAVRAKAEVFPAAVHKRILERVAPLVAQVPLDPARVAQEAAFLADRADVTEELVRLTGHLAQARALLAGGDEPVGKRLDFLLQEINRETNTIASKSGDLAISRLALELKSECEKFREQIQNIE is encoded by the coding sequence ATGATCCGCTCGATGACCGGATACGGCCTGGGGACCGCGGAGATGGGCGGCCTCAAGGTCACGATCGAGCTTCGCACGGTGAACAACCGGTTCGCGGACCTCAAGCTCCGGCTTCCGGACGAGCTGCTGCCGTTCGAGCCCGAGCTCCGGCGACGGGTGCTCGCCACCGTGAAGCGCGGACGGCTCGAGCTCGACCTCCGCTTCGACCGGGCCGGCGCCGTCGGGGCACCGGTCGTCCTCGACAAGGCGGTCGTCGAGGCGGCGCTCGCGGCGGCCGCGGAGCTCAGGGACGGCTACGGGGTCCGCGGCGAGTGGGACCTCGCCACGCTCCTTCGCGTGCCGGGCATTCTCGTGCCGGCGGGGCGCCCGCGCGAGATCGACGACGCCTCCCGCGCCGCGATCGAGCGCGCGCTCGACGGCGCGCTCGCCGCCCTCGACCGCGAGCGGGTGCGCGAAGGCGAGTCGCTCGCCGCGGACCTGCGCGCCCGCGTCGATCGCATGGAGGCGCACGTCGGCGCGGTGCGCGCGAAGGCGGAAGTCTTTCCCGCCGCCGTGCACAAGCGCATCCTCGAGCGCGTCGCTCCGCTCGTGGCGCAGGTGCCGCTCGACCCCGCTCGCGTCGCGCAAGAGGCGGCGTTCCTCGCCGACCGGGCCGACGTCACGGAGGAGCTGGTCCGTCTCACCGGTCATCTCGCCCAGGCGCGTGCGCTCCTCGCCGGCGGCGACGAGCCGGTCGGCAAGCGCCTCGACTTTCTCCTCCAGGAGATCAACCGCGAGACGAACACGATCGCGAGCAAGTCGGGCGACCTCGCCATCAGCCGCCTGGCGCTCGAGCTGAAATCGGAGTGCGAGAAGTTCCGCGAGCAGATCCAGAACATCGAATGA
- a CDS encoding glycosyltransferase family 2 protein — MNPFISIVVPIRNEEATIERLTRSLLDQDYPHDRYEILMCDGGSTDRTRAILSAIDPTGRIRILENPGRTAPAALNVAIGASRGEIVTRVDGHSYVAPDYLTRIVAVMEETGESVVGGPVRMLADTPFRRALVEALYAKIAVGAVPYRTLAARTHVESLQTGSFKRAVLDRVGPFDESLAVVEDLDMNTRIRKAGFTLLLDPSIRFWYLPRPSLGALWRQITTVGLVKARILRKHPDIFKWKYVLPSVFVVAAIVFAGALAGSRAARLAGASFFASYAAVIVAFALSKIPRAGAQAWRLLFILPTLHFGYGIGFLSGATEKLLGRTVKPPGAP, encoded by the coding sequence TTGAACCCCTTCATCTCCATCGTCGTCCCGATCCGGAACGAAGAGGCCACGATCGAGCGCCTCACCCGCTCGCTGCTCGACCAGGACTATCCGCACGACCGGTACGAGATCCTGATGTGCGACGGCGGCTCGACCGACCGGACGCGCGCGATCTTGAGCGCGATCGATCCCACGGGGCGCATCCGGATCCTGGAGAACCCCGGACGCACGGCACCCGCCGCCCTGAACGTCGCGATCGGAGCGTCTCGCGGGGAGATCGTGACGCGCGTCGACGGTCATTCCTACGTCGCCCCGGACTACCTGACCCGCATCGTCGCGGTCATGGAAGAGACCGGTGAATCGGTCGTCGGCGGCCCCGTGCGGATGCTCGCCGACACGCCGTTCCGCCGCGCCCTCGTCGAGGCGCTCTACGCGAAGATCGCCGTGGGCGCGGTCCCCTACCGTACGCTCGCCGCGCGCACGCACGTCGAGTCGCTCCAGACCGGCTCGTTCAAGCGCGCGGTCCTCGATCGCGTCGGTCCGTTCGACGAGTCGCTCGCCGTCGTCGAGGACCTCGACATGAACACGCGCATCCGCAAGGCGGGGTTCACGCTGCTCCTCGATCCTTCGATCCGCTTCTGGTACCTGCCGCGCCCGAGCCTCGGCGCGCTCTGGCGGCAGATCACGACCGTCGGGCTCGTCAAGGCGCGCATCTTGCGAAAGCATCCCGACATCTTCAAGTGGAAGTACGTGCTGCCGTCGGTGTTCGTCGTCGCGGCGATCGTGTTCGCGGGAGCGCTCGCCGGGTCCCGTGCCGCCCGCCTCGCCGGAGCGTCCTTCTTCGCCTCGTACGCCGCGGTCATCGTCGCGTTCGCGCTGTCGAAGATCCCCCGCGCGGGGGCGCAGGCCTGGCGCCTCCTCTTCATCCTCCCGACGCTCCACTTCGGCTATGGGATCGGCTTCCTGTCCGGCGCGACGGAGAAGCTCCTCGGCCGGACGGTGAAGCCGCCGGGCGCGCCGTGA
- the priA gene encoding primosomal protein N', with the protein MTLAEVAVPVPLRRLFTYRVPEALRDRVAVGVRVRVPLGRRSVLGTVVAWPGAAVAEGIDVKDVADVPAEAPALPPDLLALTKFVADYYLCSWGEAIEAALPPEPPRTKRGIAADPVPIAAGEVPAHDPTAAQRAALDVLVPAIVARAFAPFLLWGATGSGKTEVYLRAAEAALAEGRGVLYLVPEIGLTPLLVTRLEARFPGQVAVLHSALPPRVRREAWEAVRAGTKRFVVGARSAVFAPLADPGLIVIDEEHDPSYKQEDAPRYNGRDVAVVRARLARAAIVLGSATPSLESFHHARTGRYALLALGGRVEARPLPEVRLVDMREAFRGAGAVLPVAPALAEALRACLARGEQALVLRNRRGWSAAILCPACGQRITCTRCSVALTWHKSARRLRCHGCGRESARPDACPACGSDALREWGEGTERIEDEIKAAVPGARVARMDRDTVRGRGGHEKILRRFEAGEIDVLVGTQMIAKGHDFPRVTLVGILAADHALGLPDFRAGERAFQLLTQVAGRAGRGERPGEVIAQAFDPGHPVLRHAASQDYLAFYDAEMRYRRAMRYPPLAALVQIMVSHRDLSQAWRIAGEVAQALEAAAADGPLTVLGPGPAPIERLRGLYRMQILVRSAGRRRLVEAVASALAPFEATALRRSIHVDVDPVSLL; encoded by the coding sequence GTGACGCTCGCCGAGGTGGCGGTCCCCGTACCGCTCCGGCGACTCTTCACCTACCGCGTTCCCGAAGCCCTCCGCGATCGCGTCGCCGTCGGCGTCCGCGTGCGCGTGCCGCTCGGGCGCCGCAGCGTTCTCGGCACGGTCGTGGCGTGGCCCGGCGCCGCCGTCGCGGAAGGGATCGACGTCAAGGACGTCGCCGACGTCCCGGCGGAGGCCCCCGCGCTGCCGCCCGATCTCCTCGCGCTCACGAAGTTCGTCGCCGACTACTACCTCTGCTCGTGGGGCGAGGCGATCGAGGCGGCGCTGCCCCCCGAGCCGCCCCGGACGAAGCGCGGCATCGCCGCGGACCCCGTGCCCATCGCGGCGGGCGAGGTGCCGGCGCACGACCCGACCGCGGCGCAGCGCGCGGCGCTCGACGTGCTCGTTCCCGCCATCGTCGCGCGGGCGTTCGCGCCGTTCCTCCTCTGGGGCGCCACCGGCTCGGGGAAGACCGAGGTCTACCTCCGCGCCGCCGAGGCCGCGCTCGCGGAGGGACGCGGCGTCCTCTATCTCGTCCCCGAGATCGGGCTCACGCCGCTCCTCGTCACCCGTCTCGAGGCGCGCTTTCCCGGGCAGGTGGCGGTGCTGCACTCGGCGCTCCCGCCGCGCGTGCGCCGCGAGGCATGGGAGGCGGTGCGCGCGGGAACGAAGCGGTTCGTCGTCGGCGCGCGCTCGGCGGTGTTCGCGCCGCTCGCCGATCCCGGCCTCATCGTGATCGACGAGGAGCACGACCCTTCGTACAAGCAGGAGGACGCTCCGCGCTACAACGGACGGGACGTCGCCGTCGTGCGCGCGCGGCTCGCCCGCGCGGCGATCGTGCTGGGCTCGGCGACGCCGTCGCTCGAGTCGTTCCATCACGCGCGCACGGGACGTTACGCGCTCCTGGCGCTCGGCGGCCGGGTCGAGGCGCGGCCACTTCCCGAGGTGCGCCTCGTCGACATGCGCGAGGCGTTCCGCGGGGCCGGCGCCGTGCTCCCGGTCGCCCCCGCGCTCGCCGAGGCCCTGCGCGCGTGCCTCGCGCGCGGCGAGCAGGCGCTCGTGCTCAGGAACCGCCGCGGGTGGTCCGCCGCGATCCTCTGCCCGGCGTGCGGACAGCGGATCACGTGCACGCGCTGCAGCGTGGCGCTCACCTGGCACAAGTCCGCGCGCCGCTTGCGATGCCACGGATGCGGCCGCGAGTCCGCCCGTCCCGACGCCTGTCCCGCGTGCGGCTCCGATGCGCTCCGGGAGTGGGGCGAGGGGACCGAGCGGATCGAGGACGAGATCAAGGCGGCGGTGCCCGGGGCGCGGGTCGCGCGCATGGATCGCGACACGGTCCGCGGGCGAGGCGGGCACGAGAAGATCCTCCGGCGTTTCGAGGCGGGGGAGATCGACGTTCTCGTCGGCACCCAGATGATCGCGAAGGGGCATGACTTCCCCCGCGTCACGCTCGTCGGGATCCTCGCGGCCGACCACGCGCTCGGCCTCCCGGACTTCCGCGCGGGCGAGCGCGCCTTCCAGCTCCTGACGCAGGTCGCGGGGCGCGCGGGGCGCGGCGAGCGGCCGGGCGAGGTCATCGCGCAGGCGTTCGATCCCGGTCATCCGGTGCTGCGGCACGCGGCGAGCCAGGACTACCTCGCCTTCTACGACGCCGAGATGCGCTACCGCCGTGCGATGCGCTATCCGCCGCTCGCCGCCCTCGTCCAGATCATGGTGAGCCACCGCGATCTGAGCCAGGCGTGGCGGATCGCCGGCGAGGTGGCGCAAGCGCTCGAAGCGGCGGCGGCCGATGGGCCGCTCACCGTCTTGGGGCCTGGGCCCGCGCCGATCGAGCGCCTTCGTGGGCTCTACCGCATGCAGATCCTCGTCCGGTCCGCGGGTCGCCGCCGTCTCGTCGAGGCGGTCGCGTCGGCGCTCGCGCCGTTCGAGGCGACGGCGCTGCGCCGCAGCATCCACGTCGACGTCGATCCCGTGAGCCTGCTGTGA
- the rpoZ gene encoding DNA-directed RNA polymerase subunit omega yields the protein MFKIPESFGSKYRFVMLAALRAEQLQQGALPRVETVSHKPTVMAQEEVAAGVVEAWDGSEPAQPETPAESEG from the coding sequence ATGTTCAAGATTCCGGAGTCGTTCGGCAGCAAGTACCGGTTCGTCATGCTGGCGGCGCTACGCGCCGAGCAGCTCCAGCAGGGAGCCCTGCCGCGCGTCGAGACCGTCTCGCACAAGCCGACCGTGATGGCCCAGGAAGAGGTCGCCGCCGGTGTGGTCGAGGCGTGGGACGGAAGCGAGCCCGCGCAGCCGGAGACGCCGGCCGAGTCCGAAGGCTAG
- the lpxB gene encoding lipid-A-disaccharide synthase — MSRRLRIVLSAGEASGDRLGAGLARALRALRPDVELIGMGGDEMEAAGVTLVEHARDVAVVGFTEVVRHLPTIRRAMTHLTSVCREGADLLVPIDFPDFNLRLAARAHDARVPIVYYVSPQVWAWRRRRVELIKRLVRRVLVLFPFERGFYDAAGVPATFVGHPAAASRDRASRADLLPRLGLDPSRPVVALLPGSRRGEVARLFPILLAAARRIATGHPDAQFVVPRASTLPDGFLEGIAGTEGPRVTIAAGAYPGILEVADAGAVASGTATLDAALAGLPFVAFYRMQPLTYAIARSLVRVDHIALPNLVAGRRLVTELVQGDCTPDAIAREVARLLDDPAASSALRRGLAGLEEALHGDGAFARAAEAVLAEAEAAMVQSAPR; from the coding sequence GTGAGCCGGCGCCTGCGCATCGTGCTCTCCGCGGGCGAGGCGTCGGGGGATCGCCTCGGCGCGGGCCTCGCCAGGGCGCTCCGCGCGCTCCGGCCCGACGTCGAGCTGATCGGCATGGGAGGGGACGAGATGGAGGCCGCTGGCGTGACGCTCGTCGAGCATGCCCGCGACGTCGCGGTCGTCGGCTTCACGGAGGTGGTCCGCCACCTTCCGACGATCCGGCGGGCCATGACGCATCTCACGTCGGTCTGCCGCGAAGGCGCGGATCTCCTCGTGCCGATCGATTTCCCCGATTTCAACCTGCGCCTCGCGGCGCGCGCGCACGACGCGCGCGTTCCGATCGTCTACTACGTGAGCCCGCAGGTCTGGGCCTGGCGTCGCCGGCGCGTCGAGCTCATCAAGCGCCTCGTGCGGCGCGTGCTCGTTCTTTTCCCGTTCGAGCGCGGGTTCTACGACGCCGCCGGGGTGCCGGCGACGTTCGTCGGCCACCCCGCGGCGGCGTCCCGCGACCGCGCCTCGAGAGCCGATCTCCTCCCGCGCCTCGGGCTCGACCCGTCGCGGCCGGTCGTAGCGCTCCTCCCGGGCAGCCGGCGCGGCGAGGTGGCCCGGCTGTTCCCGATCCTCCTCGCGGCGGCACGCCGTATCGCGACCGGCCACCCCGACGCACAGTTCGTCGTTCCCCGCGCGAGCACGTTGCCCGACGGGTTCCTCGAGGGGATCGCCGGGACGGAGGGGCCTCGTGTCACGATCGCAGCGGGCGCTTATCCGGGGATCCTCGAGGTCGCGGACGCCGGTGCCGTCGCCTCGGGCACCGCGACCCTCGACGCGGCGCTCGCGGGGCTCCCGTTCGTCGCCTTCTATCGCATGCAGCCGCTCACCTACGCGATCGCGCGCAGCCTCGTCCGGGTCGACCACATCGCGCTGCCCAACCTGGTCGCGGGGCGACGCCTCGTCACGGAGCTGGTCCAGGGAGACTGCACCCCCGACGCGATCGCCCGGGAGGTCGCCCGGCTCCTCGACGATCCCGCCGCTTCTTCCGCCCTGCGGCGCGGCCTGGCCGGCCTCGAGGAAGCGCTCCACGGCGACGGAGCGTTCGCGCGCGCCGCGGAGGCGGTCCTTGCGGAGGCGGAAGCGGCTATGGTCCAATCCGCCCCCCGATGA
- a CDS encoding nucleotidyltransferase family protein produces the protein MSDRREALALLAVLRERWDEVDPALRPAVFVALAREADVAPAVHALLVSASRLGDAAAQLAPIRAKTRVDNLLLLARLEQALDLLAARGIRPIALKGVDVLPRLYASFDERTLDDIDLLVRRDERDAAFAALTDAGWALPPEPERTHWLKSSFEMPLTAPGPVGVALEIHWSLGQDVRYRIDDEGLFARAIAHEIDGRKVLRLDEHDAVAHLLLHHVQHYFDRRLKWVIELGRRAATPGFSWTTVAERLRAWGGLGGAGLALAHVRKLFPDLLPEAAFVAVPADAWRLALTLPLRSGHPLDFYRGTRRRNVQLLIAAACLERPRDLPGYLRHRAVRNR, from the coding sequence GTGAGCGACCGCCGCGAGGCGCTCGCCCTCCTCGCGGTGTTGCGCGAGCGGTGGGACGAGGTCGATCCCGCGTTGCGACCGGCGGTCTTCGTGGCGCTCGCACGCGAGGCCGACGTCGCGCCGGCGGTGCACGCGCTGCTCGTTTCGGCTTCGCGTCTGGGCGATGCCGCCGCGCAGCTCGCTCCGATCCGCGCGAAGACCCGCGTCGACAACCTGCTGCTGCTCGCGCGCCTCGAGCAGGCCTTGGACCTTCTCGCGGCGCGCGGTATCCGGCCGATCGCGCTCAAGGGCGTCGACGTCCTCCCGCGCCTCTACGCCTCGTTCGACGAGCGCACGCTCGACGACATCGATCTCCTCGTGCGCCGTGACGAGCGCGACGCCGCGTTCGCGGCGCTGACCGATGCCGGTTGGGCACTGCCGCCCGAACCGGAGCGCACGCACTGGCTGAAGAGCAGCTTCGAGATGCCGCTCACCGCACCCGGCCCGGTCGGCGTGGCGCTCGAGATCCACTGGAGCCTCGGCCAGGACGTGCGCTACCGGATCGACGACGAGGGGTTGTTCGCGCGTGCGATCGCGCACGAGATCGACGGCCGCAAGGTACTTCGGCTGGACGAGCACGACGCGGTCGCGCATCTGCTCCTCCATCACGTGCAGCATTACTTCGACCGGCGCCTCAAGTGGGTGATCGAGCTCGGGCGTCGCGCGGCGACGCCGGGATTCTCATGGACGACCGTCGCCGAGCGGCTCCGCGCATGGGGCGGGCTCGGCGGCGCGGGGCTCGCGCTCGCCCACGTGCGGAAGCTCTTCCCGGACCTTCTGCCGGAGGCGGCCTTCGTCGCGGTTCCTGCCGACGCGTGGCGTCTCGCGCTCACGCTGCCGCTGCGCTCCGGACACCCCTTGGACTTCTACCGCGGCACGAGGCGCCGCAACGTGCAGCTCCTCATCGCGGCGGCGTGCCTGGAGAGGCCGCGCGATCTTCCGGGCTACCTGCGGCACCGCGCCGTGAGGAATCGTTAG
- the gmk gene encoding guanylate kinase has protein sequence MSGTLFVISAPSGTGKSTLARRLLESVPGLAFSISYTTRPRRAGEESGRDYHFVDEPRFEAMVAAGELLEWAPVFGRKYGTGRRATEEALGKGLDLLLDIDVQGAAQVRDSGLPAVSIFVLPPDFTTLEDRLRHRGSEDPKELALRLHEARREAMEYDHFDYVVLNADLEEATGELVSIVRAERARCARRRERVKSVLATFPS, from the coding sequence ATGAGCGGCACCCTCTTCGTCATCTCCGCCCCGTCGGGAACCGGGAAGAGCACGCTCGCGCGGCGCCTGCTCGAGTCGGTCCCCGGGCTCGCCTTCTCGATCTCCTACACCACGCGGCCTCGCCGCGCGGGGGAGGAGAGCGGACGCGACTATCACTTCGTCGACGAGCCGCGGTTCGAGGCGATGGTCGCGGCCGGAGAGCTTCTCGAGTGGGCCCCGGTCTTCGGACGGAAGTACGGGACCGGGCGCCGGGCCACCGAGGAGGCGCTCGGCAAGGGCCTCGACCTGCTCCTCGACATCGACGTGCAAGGAGCCGCCCAGGTCCGCGATTCCGGGCTTCCGGCGGTCTCGATCTTCGTCCTTCCGCCGGATTTCACCACCCTGGAAGACCGTCTCCGGCACCGCGGGAGCGAGGACCCGAAGGAGCTGGCCCTTCGCCTCCACGAGGCGAGACGCGAGGCGATGGAGTACGATCACTTCGACTACGTCGTCCTCAATGCCGATCTGGAGGAGGCGACGGGGGAGCTGGTCTCCATCGTCAGGGCGGAGCGGGCGAGGTGCGCGCGGCGGCGCGAGCGTGTGAAGTCGGTCCTGGCGACCTTTCCTTCGTGA
- the coaBC gene encoding bifunctional phosphopantothenoylcysteine decarboxylase/phosphopantothenate--cysteine ligase CoaBC produces the protein MKIALGVTGGIAAYKACEVVRGLTEAGASVQVLMTRNAERFITPLTLQALSGRKVWTDTFDASSDATIHHVDLARDLDAFVVAPATANVLGKLAHGIADDLLSTFYLAVTAPVVVAPAMNTRMWLHPATQDAVIALKRRATVIVPPEEGWLAERETGVGRLAEPARIVAATLAAARRGSELAGRKIVVTAGPTREPLDPVRYLSNGSSGKMGYALAAAAARRGAEVVLVSGPVDLPAPFGARLVPVSTAREMRDAVLAERPGSFAIFMVAAVSDYAPVPQAQKIKKTGGALTLVLDEGPDILAELGRAKGEEILVGFAAETDAVAEHAAQKLAAKNADFIVANDVSATGIGIGSDRNAVTILGKDGGRLDVAEAGKAEIAEAILDRVLR, from the coding sequence GTGAAGATCGCGCTCGGAGTCACGGGCGGGATCGCAGCCTACAAGGCGTGCGAGGTCGTCCGCGGCCTCACCGAAGCGGGCGCTTCCGTCCAGGTTCTCATGACCCGGAACGCCGAGCGCTTCATCACGCCCCTGACCTTGCAGGCGCTCTCGGGGCGGAAGGTGTGGACCGACACCTTCGACGCCTCGTCGGACGCGACGATCCATCACGTCGACCTCGCGCGCGACCTCGACGCGTTCGTCGTCGCCCCGGCGACCGCGAACGTCCTCGGCAAGCTCGCACACGGCATCGCCGACGACCTGCTCTCGACCTTCTATCTCGCCGTCACGGCGCCGGTCGTCGTCGCGCCCGCCATGAACACGCGGATGTGGCTCCATCCGGCGACGCAGGATGCGGTCATCGCGCTCAAGCGGCGTGCGACGGTGATCGTCCCGCCCGAGGAGGGATGGCTCGCCGAGCGCGAGACGGGCGTCGGGCGTCTGGCCGAGCCGGCGCGGATCGTCGCCGCGACGCTCGCCGCGGCCCGTCGCGGTTCGGAGCTCGCGGGCCGGAAGATCGTCGTCACCGCGGGTCCGACCCGCGAGCCGCTCGATCCGGTGCGCTACCTCTCGAACGGCTCATCGGGAAAGATGGGGTACGCGCTCGCCGCCGCGGCGGCGCGGCGAGGGGCGGAAGTCGTCCTCGTCTCCGGTCCCGTCGACCTGCCCGCGCCGTTCGGCGCGAGGCTCGTTCCCGTCTCGACCGCACGCGAGATGCGCGACGCCGTCCTCGCCGAGCGGCCCGGGAGCTTCGCGATCTTCATGGTCGCCGCCGTCTCCGACTACGCGCCGGTCCCGCAGGCGCAGAAGATCAAGAAGACCGGCGGTGCCCTCACGCTCGTCCTCGACGAGGGGCCGGACATCCTGGCCGAGCTGGGGCGCGCGAAGGGGGAAGAGATCCTCGTCGGCTTCGCCGCCGAGACCGACGCCGTCGCCGAGCATGCGGCGCAGAAGCTCGCCGCGAAGAACGCCGACTTCATCGTCGCGAACGACGTCTCCGCCACGGGGATCGGCATCGGCTCCGATCGGAACGCGGTGACGATCTTGGGCAAGGACGGGGGCCGTCTCGACGTCGCCGAGGCCGGCAAGGCCGAGATCGCCGAGGCGATCCTGGATCGCGTGCTCCGATGA
- a CDS encoding uracil-DNA glycosylase, translated as MSDTGEIRKALASWVGYLGDIGVRELSFGKEPPVPVADPLAEVRQDLGDCRRCKLCETRTNIVFGVGNPRAKLMIVGEGPGADEDARGEPFVGRAGQKLNEMIRAIGLTREEVYIANVVKCRPPGNRDPEPDEVATCSPFLFRQIEAIAPKVIVTLGSPATKTLLGTKSGITALRGTWGSFRGIPVMPTFHPAYLLRAYTVENRRLVFEDLKAARARIDEDP; from the coding sequence ATGAGCGACACGGGCGAGATCCGCAAGGCGCTCGCCTCGTGGGTCGGCTACCTCGGCGACATCGGCGTTCGTGAGCTGTCGTTCGGGAAGGAGCCGCCCGTTCCGGTCGCCGACCCGCTGGCGGAGGTCCGCCAGGATCTCGGCGATTGCCGGCGCTGCAAGCTGTGCGAGACGCGGACGAACATCGTCTTCGGCGTCGGCAACCCGCGGGCGAAGCTCATGATCGTCGGCGAGGGGCCCGGCGCCGACGAGGACGCTCGGGGCGAGCCGTTCGTCGGCCGCGCGGGTCAGAAGCTGAACGAGATGATCCGCGCGATCGGGCTCACCCGCGAAGAGGTCTACATCGCGAACGTCGTCAAGTGCCGGCCGCCGGGGAACCGCGATCCCGAGCCCGACGAGGTCGCGACCTGCTCACCGTTCCTCTTCCGTCAGATCGAGGCGATCGCGCCGAAGGTCATCGTCACGCTCGGCTCGCCGGCGACGAAGACCCTGCTCGGGACGAAGTCGGGGATCACGGCGCTGCGCGGGACGTGGGGATCGTTCCGCGGCATTCCCGTCATGCCCACCTTCCATCCCGCCTACCTGCTTCGCGCGTACACGGTGGAGAACCGCCGTCTCGTCTTCGAGGACCTGAAGGCGGCACGCGCCCGGATCGACGAGGACCCGTGA